CATTGTATCACACACAGATTCACCAAGACTAGATGCCAAACCATCACCAATTACTGAAGAGAATGAATTCACAATGATGAAGACAAATTATTATGGTGGTATCAAAAAATATCAATGGTTATCCCTTCCTCTATCAATACGAGGAATAATATTTTTGCAAAACGGAGAGAAAGTAGAGATTAACATCGGTGATGATAAGAATGATCCCGTATTTGTAATTCCCGACATCCTGCCACATCTCGACAGAAAAGTACAAAGAGATAAAAAAGCTGATGATATCATTGAAGGTGAAAATTTAAAAATCATAATTGGAAGCCTACCTATTGAGACTAAAGAAAAAGAAAAAGTAAAATCTGCTACTCTAAAGTTAATAAAAGAAAAATACAAAATAGAAGAAGATGATTTCGTTTCAGCAGAAATAGAAATAGTACCAGCAGGAGAAGCAAAAGACGTAGGATTTGATAGAGCACTAATTGGTGCTTATGGTCAAGATGACAGGGTGTGCGTTTACACTTCACTAGAAGCCATCCTAAATTTAGAAGAAACACCAAGCAAAACCGCTATATGTTTTCTAGTTGACAAGGAAGAGATTGGATCTACTGGATCAACCGGGCTAAACTCAAGATATCTTGAATACTTCGTATCAGACATAATATTCAAACTTGAACAGAACAAATATAATAATCTCTTTGTTCAAAAAGTATTATGGAACTCAAAAAGTATATCTGCTGATGTTTGCGGTGCAATAAATCCATTATTCAAATCAGTTCATGATGAACAAAACGCACCCAAATTGGGATATGGAATATCTATCATGAAATATACAGGTCACGGGGGTAAAATCATGGCAAGTGATGCTGATGCTGAACTTGTCTCTTATGTTAGGAATTTACTAAATAAAAATAAAATAGCTTGGCAAGTAGCAACACTTGGAAAAGTAGACGAAGGTGGTGGAGGAACTGTTGCAAAATTCTTAGCACATTATGGCATAAGAACAATAGACATAGGACCTGGTGTAATTAGTATGCACTCACCATTTGAAATAACCTCGAAATTTGACATATATACTTCTTATACGGCTTATCAAGCATTCTTTAAAGGATGACAAACATGAATAAAGAAACAATAAAAACATCAGAACACATTTTAGAATGCTTTGGGGGCATTGCAAATATCAAACAAGTAGACAAAGATCTAACTAGAATAAAAATATTAGTTGACAGCAATTCTCTAGTTAAGAGAGAAAATTTAACAGAAGATCACAATATTATAGGAGCAATTAAGTCAAATGAATTCACAGAAATTGTAATGAACTTTGAAATAATTGATGACGTCTATAGCAATATCGTATATATGATGAACAAAAAAATACAATAGGACCCGTTTGGGTCCTAAACTTTAAAATTTCTTATATAATCAATGACAGCTTCAGGTCTTAATTCTTTATTTAAAATTTTATACACTATGCTCGCTAAATTATGATAACTTGAATCACTACCTAAACATTTAAAAAGCAAAGCAACTTCATTAGCAGCAATTACTCCCTCTGGCAAATAACCAATTTTATGAATATTATTTATCAAATCATTTATACCAGCCAAACCTTCTAAGATATTTTTACTAACAATTTCACGACCAAATCGTCTATTTCTTCCAAAAATACTTCTACAAGTAACATCTAAATCCCCAGAACCAGCTAAAAATAAAAATGTTTCCGCATTGCAAGAACCAAGCTTAAACGCAATATTTTTCATGTCATTTAAAGAAACTGAGAATAAAAAAGACTCCGTGTTATTGCCTATTAAATTTGGATTTTCAATTTTATACTCATCCAAAATTCCAAATGCAATGGCAAATATATTTTTCAAAGCCGATGCTATTTGAACCCCAAGAATATCATCACTATAAAACATAGAAATAGAAGTATCACTAAATAAATTAATAAATTCAAAAGCATTGGCTCTATTCTTACTGGCAGCAACAAGTCCTGTAATAATTCCAAGTCCAACTTCTTCAGCATGACTTGGCCCTGCAATATAGGTAATTTCATCTTTATAGTCACTTAAAATACTCTCTGCAACATCTATAATCGTACAAGGCCTCCCATCAATTGTTATAAAACCTTTTGTAAGTATTGCCAAATTAAACTTTTTAGTAGTGTACATACCTTTCAATTTATTCAAAACATTTAAAGTATAAAGAGAAGGTGTCACAACAAAAACATAATCGGCTTGATCTACAACATCATGCAAATCAGAACTTGCAACCAAATTATCTGCTAATTTAATATCCTTTAAATACTTGACATTTTCATGATCATTATTAATGCTATCTCTAACATCTTCTTCAAAAGACCATATTAAAACATTATCTTTAAATTTATCCGACAAAACCTTAGCAATAGCAGTTCCCCAAGCCCCTGCTCCTACTATAGATATTTTCATATATACCTCCTTATAATCATGAGTTTACAACAACTCATATTTTATTGTTTCGTCCAGGAAAACTCTAATCTTATCATTCTCTTTGAATTTTTTTGAAATCATGTCATTG
This portion of the Borrelia turicatae 91E135 genome encodes:
- a CDS encoding aminopeptidase, whose product is MTKQNPWTSLNEEDRNNILEFTQKYKKFLSTVKTEREATNYATQRAKEKGFINACEKQELKAGDKIFYTCRNKNIALVFIGKEPIENGMNFIVSHTDSPRLDAKPSPITEENEFTMMKTNYYGGIKKYQWLSLPLSIRGIIFLQNGEKVEINIGDDKNDPVFVIPDILPHLDRKVQRDKKADDIIEGENLKIIIGSLPIETKEKEKVKSATLKLIKEKYKIEEDDFVSAEIEIVPAGEAKDVGFDRALIGAYGQDDRVCVYTSLEAILNLEETPSKTAICFLVDKEEIGSTGSTGLNSRYLEYFVSDIIFKLEQNKYNNLFVQKVLWNSKSISADVCGAINPLFKSVHDEQNAPKLGYGISIMKYTGHGGKIMASDADAELVSYVRNLLNKNKIAWQVATLGKVDEGGGGTVAKFLAHYGIRTIDIGPGVISMHSPFEITSKFDIYTSYTAYQAFFKG
- a CDS encoding PTS transporter subunit EIIB, with product MTNMNKETIKTSEHILECFGGIANIKQVDKDLTRIKILVDSNSLVKRENLTEDHNIIGAIKSNEFTEIVMNFEIIDDVYSNIVYMMNKKIQ
- a CDS encoding NAD(P)H-dependent glycerol-3-phosphate dehydrogenase; protein product: MKISIVGAGAWGTAIAKVLSDKFKDNVLIWSFEEDVRDSINNDHENVKYLKDIKLADNLVASSDLHDVVDQADYVFVVTPSLYTLNVLNKLKGMYTTKKFNLAILTKGFITIDGRPCTIIDVAESILSDYKDEITYIAGPSHAEEVGLGIITGLVAASKNRANAFEFINLFSDTSISMFYSDDILGVQIASALKNIFAIAFGILDEYKIENPNLIGNNTESFLFSVSLNDMKNIAFKLGSCNAETFLFLAGSGDLDVTCRSIFGRNRRFGREIVSKNILEGLAGINDLINNIHKIGYLPEGVIAANEVALLFKCLGSDSSYHNLASIVYKILNKELRPEAVIDYIRNFKV